From Struthio camelus isolate bStrCam1 chromosome 7, bStrCam1.hap1, whole genome shotgun sequence, a single genomic window includes:
- the MARCHF8 gene encoding E3 ubiquitin-protein ligase MARCHF8 isoform X2: MNMPLHQISVIPAQDVTSSRVSRSKTKEKEEQNEKTLGHSVSRSSNISKAGSPTSISAPHSFSRTSVTPSNQDICSSSAVFSECCHHSPVQSAVVLKNPHCQSSLTQGVTVTVISQDTLHAAKRNSRGQDWVQALRPAKNVKSTRTLKFSKSLNDVDQKAQSTSECFDYVERTCSEGKLTPTQEQCLRINKFHLKERKSLNLRPLSFSNSKYSYIPSLSNYSNASGGAENHSTVHIPLLEDKVDHDTSRSKKLLRYLFSFSHTSSASSLHKFLELESYSSYFQAEKSSSVLVESTDFCSDDMGDDDVFEDSISVKLKTKEQRAPLCSVEKDSDLDCPSPPSEKFPPLSPVSTSGDTCRICHCEGDDESPLITPCHCTGSLHFVHQACLQQWIKSSDTRCCELCKYEFIMETKLKPLRKWEKLQMTASERRKIMCSVTFHIIAITCVVWSLYVLIDRTAEEIKQGQTTGILEWPFWTKLVVVAIGFTGGLLFMYVQCKVYVQLWKRLKAYNRVIYVQNCPETSKKNIFEKPALMEPNFESKEMLGVHHSDTNSSHYTEPEDCAAEILHV; the protein is encoded by the exons aatgagAAGACTTTGGGGCATTCTGTGAGCCGTTCTAGTAACATCTCAAAG GCTGGAAGTCCAACCTCTATCTCTGCTCCTCATAGCTTCTCTCGGACTTCTGTTACGCCATCCAATCAGGACATCTGCAG TTCCAGTGCAGTGTTTTCTGAATGTTGTCATCACAGTCCAGTGCAGTCTGCTGTTGTCTTGAAAAATCCTCACTGCCAGAGCTCTCTGACACAAGGGGTCACTGTGACAGTAATCTCTCAGGACACGTTACATGCAGCAAAGAGAAACTCCCGTGGGCAGGACTGGGTCCAGGCACTCAGGCCTGCTAAGAATGTAAAGTCCACCCGCACTCTGAAATTCTCCAAGTCCCTCAATGACGTGGACCAGAAGGCACAGAGCACCAGTGAGTGCTTTGACTATGTGGAGCGAACATGCTCAGAAGGCAAATTGACCCCAACTCAAGAGCAGTGTTTAAGGATTAACAAATTCCATCTTAAAGAAAGGAAATCGCTGAATCTCAGGCCTCTTTCTTTTAGCAATTCTAAATACTCCTACATTCCTTCCCTTTCCAACTACTCGAATGCATCGGGAGGAGCAGAGAACCACAGCACTGTACATATCCCCTTGCTGGAGGACAAGGTGGACCATGACACCTCAAGAAGCAAAAAACTGTTGCgctaccttttttccttctcccacacTTCCAGCGCTAGCAGCCTGCATAAGTTCCTCGAACTGGAGAGCTATTCTAGTTACTTCCAAGCTGAGAAATCCTCCAGTGTGCTGGTGGAAAGCACAGACTTCTGCTCTGATGATATGGGAGATGATGACGTCTTTGAGGACAGCATCtcagtgaaactgaaaacaaaagagcagCGGGCGCCACTCTGTTCAGTTGAGAAGGACAGTGACCTTGActgtccttcccctccctcagaaaaatttccccccctctcccctgtgTCTACATCGGGGGATACCTGCAG GATATGTCACTGTGAAGGAGATGATGAGAGCCCTTTGATTACCCCCTGTCACTGCACAGGAAGTCTTCATTTTGTGCACCAAGCCTGCTTGCAGCAATGGATCAAGAGCTCAGATACACGTTGCTGTGAACTTTGCAAGTATGAGTTCATCATGGAGACAAAACTGAAGCCTTTGCGAAAG TGGGAGAAGCTGCAGATGACAGCCAGCGAGAGGAGGAAGATCATGTGCTCTGTGACGTTCCATATCATTGCCATCACCTGCGTTGTGTGGTCTCTGTATGTCCTGATAGACAGAACTGCTGAGGAGATAAAACAGGGACAGACTACTG ggaTTCTAGAATGGCCATTTTGGACTAAGCTGGTGGTTGTGGCTATTGGTTTCACTGGAGGACTTCTGTTCATGTATGTACAATGCAAAGTGTACGTACAGCTATGGAAGAGACTTAAAGCTTATAACCGAGTAATATATGTACAAAACTGTCCAGAAACTagcaaaaagaatatttttgaaaaacctGCACTAATGGAGCCAAACTTCGAAAGTAAAGAAATGCTTGGGGTTCACCATTCAGATACAAACTCTTCACATTACACAgagccagaagactgtgctgcagaAATCCTTCACGTCTGA